TCGGCGGCGGCGCTCATGACGTCGGATGCATGGGTGATGTCGGTCATGTTCAGCTCCGCTTGTCGCCGGCGTAGTAGACCCACTTCTTCGAGGACCAGAAGGCCGCGAGGGTCAGCACCATGATGATCACGAAGAGCACCCAGGCGAGGGTCGAGGCATAGCCCATGTCGAAGCGGCGGAAGGCCTCGTCGTAGATGTACATCGGCAGCAGGTAGGTGGATTTCAGCGGGCCGCCCTGGGTGATGATGTAGGGGCCGTTGAACTCCTGGAACGCCTGGACCATCTGCATGATCAGGTTGAAGAAGATCACCGGGGTGATGAGCGGGATGGTGATGAAGATGAAGCAGTGCGCCTTGCTCGCGCCGTCGATCTCGGCCGCCTCGTAGAGCGACTTGTCGATCGACTGCAGCGCCGCGAGGAAGATCACCATGGCCGAGCCGAACTGCCAGCAGCGCAGCAGCGTGATGGTGAAGAGCGCGTTCTGCGGATCGCCGAACCAGTTCACCGCCTCGAAGCCGAGCCCGGTGAGGATCATGTTCACCAGCCCTTCGGAGGCGAAGATGTAGCGCCACAGCACCGCGATGGCGATCGACCCGCCGAGGATCGAGGGCACGTAGAAGGCGGTGCGGAAGAAGTTGATGAACTTCAGCTTGTAATTGAGGATGTAGGCGATGAAGAGCGCGAAGGCGAGCTTCAGCGGCACGGTGGTGAACACGTAGATCAGCGTCACCGTCAGCGAGCGGCGGAAGGTCCGGTCCTTGGTGAACAGGTGGATGTAGTTCTCCAGTCCCGTCCATCTTGGCGCCGACATGAGATTGTAGTCGGTGAAGCTGAGATAGAGCGATGCCCCGAAGGGGATCATCGTGAAGACCAGAAGTCCGATGATGTAGGGCGAAAGGTAGCCAAGCCCCAGCACGCGCTTGCGCGTCATGGCCGGCCCCCCTTGCCGCGGCCTGCCGTAACGGCAGCCGACTTCGGCGAAATATGCATGTGTCCTCCCGAACTGTGCGCAGATCGCCCATGTTCCAGCGTCACCGCATCCCCTCCTCGGGGCGGGCGCGTGACAGGCGGCCCAGTACAGTTGTATGATGAATTCATGGCAGATGGCGAGGCGGGATTGAATTCACCAGGATGGCGAAAAAGATGGACGAAATCGGAGGTTCAATTCTCGACCGCGTGCCGCCCACGGCGCTGACCCTGACCCTCACCCGGTCGGCGATCCGCATGCAGCATTCGAAGCTCTGGCGGATCGTGAAGGACAACCCGGTCGAGGATCTGGTCATCGCGCTGGAGGGGCGGGGCGAGTACATCGTCGGCTCCGAGCGGCTGTCGCTGGAGCCGGGCGAGGCCATGCTTCTGCGCCGGGGCGAGAGTTTCACCGGCTGGAGCGAGGGGCCGGGGCTCTACACCGGGCTGGCGCAGCATTTCACCCTGGGCATCTACGGCGGCACCGACCTCGTGGCGCAGATGGGCCTGCGCCGGAAGGTGCGGCTCAGCCGCTGGGACGAGCTGGCGCCGCTGGTGCGCAGCTACCGCGAGAGCGCGCCGGCGAACTCGGTGACGCTGATGCAGCACCACCTCTTCATGGTCTTCCTGATCGCCTTCGTCGACGATGCCTTCCTCGGCTGGCGGCAGGGCGGGGCGGTGCCGCTCGACGGGGCGGCGGCGATCGACCTCGCGGTGATGAAGGCGGCGGCGCAGATCTCGACCGCGCCGCTAGATCCCGAGGTGGCGGCGCTGGCGGTCGAGGCGGCGCCCTACAACGACGACTACTTCCACCGCGCCTTCCGCGACCGGCTCGGGCGCACGCCGCGCCAGTACCAGGAATATTGCCGGATGGAGCGCGCCATGTCGCTGCTCGAGCGCGGCATGAGCCCGTCGCAGGTGGCGGGCGAGATCGGCTACCCGGACCCCTACTATTTCAGCCGCGCCTTCAAGCGGCAGATGGGGATCAGCCCGCGCGGCCACCAGCAGCGGGTGAAGCGCGCGCAGGACGGGCAGGTCATGGGCATGGACGAGCGCGACCAGGCCCGGGCGCTGGGGCAGGCCTGACCGCCCCGCGCCTCAGAGGAAGTCGTCGCGCCGCGGCGTGAAGCAGTCGATGAGCCGCCCCGCCTCGTGGCATTCGCAGCCGTGCTTGGCGTTCGACGGGATGACGAAACTGTCGCCCGGCTTCACCTCGAAGCTCTCGTCGCCGAGGAAGAAGGTGAAGCGCCCGCTCTCGCAATAGGTGGACTGCACGTGCGGGTGATGGTGCATCGCGCCCTTGGCACCCTTCTCGAAGCGGAACGAGACCACCATCAGCTCGGGGCTGTCGGCAAGCACCTGGCGGGCGACGCCGGTGTCGGGGAAGGCGACGGGGAAATTGGACATGGGTCTCTCCGGGGTCGCTGCGGCGGCCTAGTGGCCGGTCTTGCGCAGCAGGTTGCGGTAGCGCGACTGCGCGCCCTTGAGGTGCAGGCGCATGGCCAGCCGCGCGGCGCTCTCGTCGCCGTCGATGATCGCGCCGACGATGGCCTCGTGCTCGGCGTCGATCGCCTGCAGGTAGGGTTTGGTCGCGGCATCCTGCGCGTCGTTCAGCGCGTGGCGCGGGATGAGGCTCGCGCCGATCATCGACAGGAAGTCGCGGAAGCGCGGGTTGTTGGTGGCGTCGGCGATGGCGAGGTGCAGCTCGAAATCCGCGAGCGCGGTCGACTCGCCCGCGGCGGCAAGGCCGCGCAGGGTGCCAAGCGCCTTGAGGATCACCTCCTCCTGCGCCGGCGAGCGACGCAGCGCGGCAAGCCCCGCGGCCTCGACCTCGACCGCGGTGCGCAGCTCGAGCATCTCGATCATCGAGGAGATGCGCACGAAGTCGATGTTCTGGAACGGCAGGTCGAGCTCGGGGCGCTGGTCGAGCACGAAGACCCCGGCGCCCTGGCGCGGCTCGACCAGCCCGTCGTAGCGCAGCGAGGCCACCGCCTCGCGCACCACGGTGCGGCTGACCTCGAATTCCTGGGTCATCTTCGCCTCGCTCGGCAGGCGGCTGCCGGGGGCGTACTGGCCGCCCTCGATCTGCGCCCGCAGCCGGTCGCGCACCTGTTCGACAAGCGTCTTGCCGGTGCCACGGGAAGGGCGGGCCGTCCTGACTTTCTGCTCGCTCACGTCTCTGGTCTTCCCGTTCACTGCTGGCCTTTACCCATATTACAGCTTTCGTGAACCCTGTCCACGTCAAGCGGCGCCCGGGCGCGGCGTGATGCCCGGCAGTGCAGGGACGGCCCCGCGGCGCCATCACGCGAAACCCGGAAATTCCTGCGCAGAGTGGCCGCCCGGGCCCGGAAGCGGCGCGGCGGACAAGGCACCGGCGGCGGAGATCCTACGTCCGGGCGATGTTGTATGATAACATCTTGAAGGCCTGCCGCATCCGTGGTTCCTTTGCCGCGACCGGCGGGACGGAGGACGACACCGCCGCACGACCTATTGGGAGAGAGCACATGCTGACCGTCGAAACCCGCCACGCCATCCATCCGACCCAGGCCCGCGACATGTGGACCGAGGAACTGCGCGAGCACTTCCTTGCAGAGGGCATGTTCCGCACCGGCGAAATCCGCCTGATCTACACCCACTACGACCGCTTCGTCATGGGCGGCGCGGTGCCCGGCGAGGGGGCCCTGACGCTCGACGTGGTGGCCGAGACCAAGACCCCGAACTTCCTCGATCGCCGCGAGATGGGCATCGTCAACATCGGCGAGGCGGGCACGGTCGAGGCCGGCGGGCAGGTCTACGAGATGGGCCGCGGCGACGTGCTCTACCTCGGCATGGGATCGGGCGCGGTGACCTTCTCGGGCGCGGGGCGGTTCTACATCACCTCCTGCCCGGCGCATCACACCTACCCGTCGAAGCTGATCACCCTCGCCGACTGCGTCGAGGTGAAGATGGGCGCGTCCGAGACCTCGAACAAGCGCACCATCAAGCAGTTCATCCACCCGCAGGTGATGGAGAGCTGCCAGCTGATCCTCGGCTACACCGCGCTGGAAGAGGGCTCGGTCTGGAACACCATCCCCAGCCACATCCACGACCGCCGCATGGAGGCCTACCTCTACTGGGGCATGGACGAGGACAGCCGCGTGCTGCACCTGATGGGCGAGCCCGACGAGACGCGCCACATCTTCGTCGCCAACGAGGAGGGCGTGGTCAGCCCGAGCTGGTCGATCCACTCGGGCGCGGGCATCGGCAAGTACACCTTCATCTGGGCGATGGCAGGCGACAACGTCGATTACACCGACATGGACTTCATCCAGCCCAGGGACCTGCGCTGATGGCGGGGCTCTTCTCGCTCGAGGGCCGGCGCGCGCTGGTGACCGGCGCCAACACCGGCATCGGCCAGGCCATCGCTGTGACGCTCGCGGCGCAGGGGGCCGCGGTGACCTGCGTCGGGCGGCGGGCCTGCGACGAGACGGTTGGGATCATCGAGGCGGCGGGCGGCACGGCGGACAGCCTGCTGCTCGACTTCGCCGATCCCATGGCGGCGAAGGACGTCTTCAAGGACGCGGGCTACTCGATGCTGGTCAACAACGCCGGGATCATCCGCCGCGCCGACAGCGTGGACTACTCGGAAGAGGACTGGGACGCGGTCATCGACGTCAACATGAAGGCGGTCTTCTTCACCTGCCAGGCCTTCGGCCGCGAGCTGATCGCCAAGGGGCAGGAGGGCGCGGTGGTCAACATCGCCTCGCTGCTCTCGTTCCAGGGCGGCATCCGGGTGCCGGCCTACACCGCCTCGAAGCACGGGGTCGCGGGGATCACCAAGATCCTCGCCAATGAATGGGCGCCGCACGGGATCACCGTCAACGCCATCGCGCCGGGCTACATCGCGACCAACAACACCAGCGCGCTGCGCGAGGATCCCGAGCGCTCCGAGGCCATCCTCGCGCGCATCCCCGCCGGGCGCTGGGGCGATCCCGAGGACATCGGCGGCACCGCCGCCTACCTCTGCTCGCGCGCGGCGCGCTACGTGACCGGCGCGGTGCTCAACGTCGACGGCGGCTGGCTGGCGCGCTGACCCGGCGTCTGTGCCCGCGGCACGGGCGGGACCGCCTCCGGCGGGCGTATTTGGAAAGAGAAGAAGGGGAGGGCGCGGGCTCTCCCCTTCGTCTTTCGCGGTGGCCTGCTTGCCGGTCCATGGGGCCGGCGGCGGCGCGGCGCGCGTCAGGCGCTACTCCGAGGAGGGCGGCGGCAGCAGGTCGATGTCCTCGCCGGTGAGCTCGCGGCGCATCATCTGCAGCGTGACGTTGTCCGGGTTGCGCCCCAGCGCCTCGGTGAGCAGCGTGCCGCCCCGCGCCTCGTCGCCCATGGCGAAGGCGATGCGCACCTGCATGATCCAGGCGTCGGCCAGCTGCGGGTCGAGCCGCGTCGCCTCGCCGAAGGCCTCGGCGGCGGCGGGCAGGTTGCGCATCACCAGCGCCATGCCGCCCATCTGCAGGTGGGTTTCCGGGAAGTCGAGCCGGCTCGCCATCGAGGCCTGCCATTCGCCGAAGGCGTTGCGCAGCGCGCTCTCGTAGCGCGGCGGCATGGCGGCGATCTGCGCGTCGAGCAGCGACTGGGCCGCCGCCATGCGCACCGAGCGCGACGGATCGCTCAGCGAGGCCATGATCCGCGGCGCGCGTTCCATCGCCGGGGCGGCGCGCTGCAGCCGCACGGCGGCGGCGCGCACCAGCGGGTCGGGGTCGCGCAGCAGCGCCTCGAGCGCCGCGGCCTCGGCGGGATCGCCGGCCTGCTCGAGCAGGTAGAGCGCCGTGGCGCGGACGATCCCGGCCATGTCGCCGTCCTGCGACAGGCTGCGCAGCTCGGGCGCGGCGCGGGCGGGATCGCGGCGGCCATGGGCGAGGACCTGGCCGTAATGCGGCCCGCGATGGGTGCTTTCGGGGAACCACTCTTCGAGTTTGGCGGCGGCCCACGCCGGGTCCCGGTCCGCATGGCAGGTGGTGCAGGCGTCGGGCGCGCCGGTCTCGGCGTCGAGGTCGGGGCGCGGGATGCGGAAGGAATGGTCCGCCCGCCAGTCGTTGCCCATGTAGACGCGCTCGACCATGTGGCAATTCTTGCACTCAGCCCCCGCCGAGCCCTCGGGGTGATGCGTGTGCTCGGGCCCGTCGAAGACCTTGAGCGGCAGCGAGGGGAACTCGGGGTTGCCGGCCGGGCTGTGGCACTGGGCGCAGACCGCGTTGCCCTCGGCGATGAGTTCCGCCTCGTGCGGCTGGTGGCAGTTCGTGCAGCTCACCCCCTTGGCGTACATCTTCGATTGCAGGAAGGAGCCGTAGACATAGACCTCGTCGAGGATCTGCCCGTCGGCCTCGTAGGCGCCCTCGCGCAGCAGCGAGAGGTTGTAGCTGTCGTGGTAGGGCGTGCCGGGCACCGGGTTGCCCTCGGTGTAGGGCTCGCGCCGCGAGTGGCAGCCGGCGCATTGCTCGATCATCTGCGCGGGCTCGGACATGTCGACGGGGAAGCCGTGGGCCGGGGGCGGGGCCTCCTGGGTGGTCTGGTAGCGCGTCGCCCAGTCGACATGCGCCGAGCCGGGGCCGTGGCAGGCCTCGCAGCCGACGCCGATCTCGACCTCGGTGGAGGCGAAGCTGCGGGTCTGCGGGTCGAAATTGGCCTCGAACCCGGTGGCGTGGCAGGCGGCGCAGCGGCTGTTCCAGGTCTTGTAGGGGCCGGTCCAGTGCAGCCCGTCGTCGGGGGCGTAGTTCTGCGCGGGGTAGAGGTGGAACCAGCCGCCCTTCTCGGTGTCCCAGACCACGTCGAAGCTCTGCAGCCGGCCGGGCTCGGTCTCGAGGATGTATTGCTGCAGCGGCTCGACGCCGATCACCGAATGCACGTCATACTCGGTGGTCACCCCGTCGCGTTCGGTGACGCTGACATGGGGCCTGCCCTCGGCGGTGAGGCTGAAGCGCGCGCTCATCTCGCCGAGCGTGAACTCGGTGCCGTCGAAGTTGGCCCTGAT
The Salipiger sp. H15 DNA segment above includes these coding regions:
- a CDS encoding sugar ABC transporter permease; this encodes MTRKRVLGLGYLSPYIIGLLVFTMIPFGASLYLSFTDYNLMSAPRWTGLENYIHLFTKDRTFRRSLTVTLIYVFTTVPLKLAFALFIAYILNYKLKFINFFRTAFYVPSILGGSIAIAVLWRYIFASEGLVNMILTGLGFEAVNWFGDPQNALFTITLLRCWQFGSAMVIFLAALQSIDKSLYEAAEIDGASKAHCFIFITIPLITPVIFFNLIMQMVQAFQEFNGPYIITQGGPLKSTYLLPMYIYDEAFRRFDMGYASTLAWVLFVIIMVLTLAAFWSSKKWVYYAGDKRS
- a CDS encoding helix-turn-helix transcriptional regulator codes for the protein MDEIGGSILDRVPPTALTLTLTRSAIRMQHSKLWRIVKDNPVEDLVIALEGRGEYIVGSERLSLEPGEAMLLRRGESFTGWSEGPGLYTGLAQHFTLGIYGGTDLVAQMGLRRKVRLSRWDELAPLVRSYRESAPANSVTLMQHHLFMVFLIAFVDDAFLGWRQGGAVPLDGAAAIDLAVMKAAAQISTAPLDPEVAALAVEAAPYNDDYFHRAFRDRLGRTPRQYQEYCRMERAMSLLERGMSPSQVAGEIGYPDPYYFSRAFKRQMGISPRGHQQRVKRAQDGQVMGMDERDQARALGQA
- a CDS encoding cupin domain-containing protein yields the protein MSNFPVAFPDTGVARQVLADSPELMVVSFRFEKGAKGAMHHHPHVQSTYCESGRFTFFLGDESFEVKPGDSFVIPSNAKHGCECHEAGRLIDCFTPRRDDFL
- a CDS encoding FadR/GntR family transcriptional regulator — encoded protein: MSEQKVRTARPSRGTGKTLVEQVRDRLRAQIEGGQYAPGSRLPSEAKMTQEFEVSRTVVREAVASLRYDGLVEPRQGAGVFVLDQRPELDLPFQNIDFVRISSMIEMLELRTAVEVEAAGLAALRRSPAQEEVILKALGTLRGLAAAGESTALADFELHLAIADATNNPRFRDFLSMIGASLIPRHALNDAQDAATKPYLQAIDAEHEAIVGAIIDGDESAARLAMRLHLKGAQSRYRNLLRKTGH
- the kduI gene encoding 5-dehydro-4-deoxy-D-glucuronate isomerase, with the protein product MLTVETRHAIHPTQARDMWTEELREHFLAEGMFRTGEIRLIYTHYDRFVMGGAVPGEGALTLDVVAETKTPNFLDRREMGIVNIGEAGTVEAGGQVYEMGRGDVLYLGMGSGAVTFSGAGRFYITSCPAHHTYPSKLITLADCVEVKMGASETSNKRTIKQFIHPQVMESCQLILGYTALEEGSVWNTIPSHIHDRRMEAYLYWGMDEDSRVLHLMGEPDETRHIFVANEEGVVSPSWSIHSGAGIGKYTFIWAMAGDNVDYTDMDFIQPRDLR
- the kduD gene encoding 2-dehydro-3-deoxy-D-gluconate 5-dehydrogenase KduD, coding for MAGLFSLEGRRALVTGANTGIGQAIAVTLAAQGAAVTCVGRRACDETVGIIEAAGGTADSLLLDFADPMAAKDVFKDAGYSMLVNNAGIIRRADSVDYSEEDWDAVIDVNMKAVFFTCQAFGRELIAKGQEGAVVNIASLLSFQGGIRVPAYTASKHGVAGITKILANEWAPHGITVNAIAPGYIATNNTSALREDPERSEAILARIPAGRWGDPEDIGGTAAYLCSRAARYVTGAVLNVDGGWLAR
- a CDS encoding multiheme c-type cytochrome; amino-acid sequence: MPLRLAALLLPLALSLLPLPAAAQERPASQAYLGSERCITCHEAVGEAWKGSHHQLAWTAPTPDNIRANFDGTEFTLGEMSARFSLTAEGRPHVSVTERDGVTTEYDVHSVIGVEPLQQYILETEPGRLQSFDVVWDTEKGGWFHLYPAQNYAPDDGLHWTGPYKTWNSRCAACHATGFEANFDPQTRSFASTEVEIGVGCEACHGPGSAHVDWATRYQTTQEAPPPAHGFPVDMSEPAQMIEQCAGCHSRREPYTEGNPVPGTPYHDSYNLSLLREGAYEADGQILDEVYVYGSFLQSKMYAKGVSCTNCHQPHEAELIAEGNAVCAQCHSPAGNPEFPSLPLKVFDGPEHTHHPEGSAGAECKNCHMVERVYMGNDWRADHSFRIPRPDLDAETGAPDACTTCHADRDPAWAAAKLEEWFPESTHRGPHYGQVLAHGRRDPARAAPELRSLSQDGDMAGIVRATALYLLEQAGDPAEAAALEALLRDPDPLVRAAAVRLQRAAPAMERAPRIMASLSDPSRSVRMAAAQSLLDAQIAAMPPRYESALRNAFGEWQASMASRLDFPETHLQMGGMALVMRNLPAAAEAFGEATRLDPQLADAWIMQVRIAFAMGDEARGGTLLTEALGRNPDNVTLQMMRRELTGEDIDLLPPPSSE